Part of the SAR324 cluster bacterium genome is shown below.
CCGAAAAATGGGACCTATATCGCCAGTTTTGACTCAGAGGAGTTACAGGATGGCCTTCATGTCCGTGTTGCTTTGGAGGAATTAGCACTCAAACAGGCACTGGAGAGAATGAATTCCAGAGATTGGCAAAGGCACTGTGATCATCTTGAATGCTTGATTCAATCCATGTTTTCAGCTGCTGATGAACTGGACCCTGTCTCAGACATTGAACTCGATATGGAATTTCATACGTTGATGATGGATGCTGCGCAAAATCGGATTCTCAGCCGAAGTTGGAAGCTGTCAGGAGCTTCTAACATCATTTGGTCTTTGGAGCATGTACTTTACCCACATACCAAAAATGAACTAAACGAACATGCCAAGCGCCATGTCTCATTGTTGGAAGTCTTAAGGGGCAGAAATTTGGAAGCCTGCTTGGATGCAATCCGGCATCACATTCTTCGCAAAATCAATGACATCCAAACTGTTGGGACTGAACACGCTCTTCAAAAAGCTTAGCAGGGTGAGGATTCGTTATTAGTTCTTTGTTACCTTGTTTTCACTGAGCATTCCTGGGCCAAAAACTCCGAGGATCAAACAAAATACAACGATCAACCCCAAAGCACCTTGAAGCCCAATTAATTCAGCCAAAAATCCTATTATCGGTGGTCCTAACAAAAACCCACAGTAACCCAAAGTCGCAACTCCGGCGATTCCAGTACCAGCAGAGACACCAGGAAGGCGGCTCGCCTCTCCAAACATGATCGGGACAATGTTTGCCAAACCGAATCCCAAGCAAGCAAAACCGAGCCATGCTGAAAAAGTTGTTCCCCAGAAAAGCCCAAGACCTAGTCCAAGTGCACCAAGTGCCGCTGTATACCTGACGAGTTGAACTCTACCCAGCTTAAGGATCACCCAATCACCGGTTAGTCTTCCGATCATCATTGTCATCGTAAAGATCGTGAAGGTAAGCGCAGCTTGGCTGGGGGAAGCACCAAGGACTGAGCTTGAATAGATTGCCGACCAGTCCACAGCAGTACCCTCCGAAACCATTCCTAGCAAACACAAAAGACCAAGCGAAAGCACTTTGCCAGAGGGTCTCACCAGTAATGGAGTTTTTTCACCCTTTTCCTCCTGTGGGGAGGGAATCATCGAGAAGGATGAAGCTCCAAGGATTATCGTCAAAATCAAAGATGAAAATGCTACGTGTTGGAGAGGTGTAAAATTCATAGTCAGGGCAACCGTTGCAGTCGCTCCTCCGGTCATTGCTCCCAGGCTCCAGAGTCCATGGAAGGATGACATGATGGGTTTCTCCAAGCCATTTTCAACCATCACAGCTTGAGCGTTCATTGCTACGTCCATGGTTCCAATCCCTGCTCCAGCAATGATCAGAACAAGGATGATTATCGTAATCTGATCCAACCAAAAAACTAAAGGAAGCAATAAAATAAGCAGGCACCCTCCCATAATCACCGGAAGACGGCTGCCGAATGAGTGGATCACCCTCCCAGCAACAAGCATCATCGTGACTGCACCGATGGCATGACACAACAACATCAACCCCATTTCTGATTCAGTAAGCTGGAACTTATTTTGAAGCCAAGGCAGGTGTGGTGCAATGGAGGCAAACCCCATCCCGTTTGTGAAGAAAATAAACGAAATAGCGAGGCGTGCCTTGCGGAAAGACACCGCAGAATTATTCAAAGTTTCTTATGCTCTTGAGGGAGGAATGTAGAGAAGGATAAGCGCAACAAATTTTTTACGTAGTTCTGAATTCAAGAACAAATTTTTTTGTTGCACTTACTACGGGGAGGGTGAAAATTATTTTGGATCTTGCAGTCCGTAGGTTGAGAAACCTTTCATAGTTTCATCAATCTGAGCATCTGTCAGAATGTTTGGTCCTCCAATCAACAGGCTGTGGTAGTACTGCTTCGAGATGGTTTCCAGTTCAACTGCCAGCCACATTGCTTTGTCCAACGAAGTTCCTGTTGCAATCATCCCATGATTCGCAAGTAAGCAGCAATTTCTGTCCTCCAAAGCCTCCAAAGCATATTGGGACAGCGCTTCTGTACCGTACCGGGCATACGGAGCACAACGAATCGTTGGTCCTCCTGCAGCTGCAATCATGTAGTGGCAGGCTGGTATTCCCCGACCTGTGATTGCAATTGTGGTCGCATAGGTTGAGTGAGTGTGAACAACGCCATTCACTTGGGGGCGTGACTTGATGATGTCCAAGTGAAAACGCCATTCTGTAGAAGGCTTGAGTAGCCCTTCCCAACTTCCATATTCTCCCTCTAAGGGCATGGAAGTAATCATTTCTGGTTTCAATTGCTCGTAGGGAATCCCGCTTGGAGTGATCAACATCTGGTTCTTGTATCTAGCAGAGATATTCCCAGAAGTACCTTGGTTGAGTCCTGATGCGTTCATCCAAAGACACTTATCAATGATTGCTTGTCGTAATTCTTTCTCAGCCTTGGTCATGGAAATGGTGCTCCAAATTGGGGTTTATTGATTCTTAACTCAGTGTTTGAGTCAAAGAGAATTACAATTTTTGAAAAAGTATTTTTTCAAAAATGTCTAAATTCTATTTTTCAACAGATGGTCAACTAGCTCAACAAATCCCGCTCCACTTTCTTGGCAGGTCACCCACGTTGGAGGGTGTCGAAGTTGATCTTTGAAATTTTGCACATTGGCAACGCCAACAGCATTTGGGAAGTACTGAAACATGGGTTCGTCATTCGGGCTATCACCAACATAAATAAACTTCTCTCGTTGTTCACTCAATTCGAAACCCAATTTTGAACTAACAAACAACTGGCATGTCGAGAGCTTGTCATAATCCCCAAACCAACCGTTGACGTGAATTGATGAGATTTTGGCAACAGCACCTGCGACTTCAAATATTTTTTTAATCTTCAGTACTGATTCGTTTGGAAGAGGGACTACATCTTCACAAAAGTCAACAGCCAAATCTGCTTCCCGGTAGGCCTGATCTGCACTGATTGCTGAACCAGAAACCTTTTGGAGAATTTCCTTTTCGAGTGTGGAAAGTTTTGTCTGGTCTTCGAGTCGTTGTGCCTCACTCCTTACATAACATCTGCGCATCTTCGCAGCATTTCGATCGTAAGCAAAATAGAACGCGCCGTTTTCTCCCACAACTCCATCAACTGGCCAGAAGCGCGCAATCATATCACACCAGCCAGCTGGTCTACCTGTGATGGGTATGGTGACTAAGCCAGCTTGTTGAAGCTTTTCAATGGCAAGGTATGCTGCTCCTTCTAAGCGGCCATCGGTGGTCACTGTGTCATCAATGTCGAAGAAAACTCCCCGAAGATTTTGACAAACTTCTGTTGGAATATGATTGATCAGGCGCAATTCATTTCCTCTGAGGCGAAATCTTCCAATAAGCCAGCATCAGCAGCGATGTCTAGGAAAGAGAAGCGGTTCCGCATCTCTCGGCAATGGACAATCGCATCGCGATATAGTTCAGCATCTACTCCAAGCTCCTTATAGTTGACAGCCCCACCAGAGGACTTCAGCATCTCTTCCATTTCATCGACTGAAATCAAAAACGGCTGTACTTCTTCTTTCAGTTCTGTCCATATCTCCTGCAATCTCTCATTAGCCTGCTCCAAGAACGCACCTTCAAAAGACTTCTTGGAAAACTCATCTCTACATTGTTTGGCTATTTCTTTACCCATTCGCCTTTCCATATCCGGCAAATCAATGATGGTTTCCTTCAGCGTTGGTGGTTTATCGGAACTGAGTAACTGACTTTGAAGTCTGGCCATCGTTAAAGAAGCAACTCCAACCTGTTGACCATGCAAGGTCCCTGGGTGTCGATCTCCAGCGAAGCAATCTATGTAATGAGAAATTTGGTGTTCGCCCATTGAGCCTGCATTGGAAACCCCAGAGAATGAAACACCCAAGCCCCCAAGTGTGAGCACTCGGTGTAGATACCCCGTAGCTTCAATATCACCTGTCGGTAATTGCCCGGCACGGGAATTCAGTTCAGGTTCATCTTTCTCTTGAATAATGTAGGGAGATTGGAGGTAGAGCGTTCCCAACAAACGGTGAGAAAGCCACCAGTCAACTTGGGCGACAGACCGACATAAACAATCTCCAAAACCAGAGGCTGCCAGGTAGGATGGTGCAGAAGCTGACACACTTAGATCGACAAAAAAACCAGCTGGTGCATGTGATGGTAATGAGATTTTCAGTCCCGAATCTAAACGCATTGAGGCTGTAGCAGAAGTGTAGCCATTCATTGAACCGGAGGTCGCAAAAACCGCATACCGCTGGCCATTCAGCATTGTTGAATGTTTACAAATGTCATTCACTGTTCCTGAACCACAAGCAACAACACCGTCAAATGAGCTCAATTTTGGCCTCAACTCCTCAACAAAACTAAGGTCAGCATGAGGATGATCAAGAATTATCACCTGCATTTCACCTGATGAACTGAAAGCGTTCTTTATTCTTTTTCCAAGAACTTTGTAGGTAGTCCCATCACAGACGAGCAATAAATTTTTGCTCAAGCCAACTTGCTTGAGGAGTTCAACCTCTTGTCCTTCCAGGTTCTCTTTGATTACGATCGATTCAAAAGGTACCGAAGCTAACTCCTGTGTCTCGGGATTCATCCATCTACCGTCAACCAGGTCGTCAATTAATTCTGTCCAGTTATCCATACTTTACAATTTTCAATCTGTTAGTTTTTTTAAATATTTCTCATTCAAGAGATGGATCATTTTAGAACTATCTGATTTTTGTTGGAGACTAAAGCCTGAGTTGTTCATGTCACACTATCAGTAGAGCAAACACCTTTAGCGAACAAATGCTTCATGGAGGCCTCCATCCACGTTCAGCAATTGTCCTGTTGTTCTGGAAAGTCGCTCTGAGGCCATTAAAAACAGAGCTTCTGCCTGATGATCAGCGGAAATTTCTGTTTTCAGCAGAGTCCGCTGCGCATAAAAAGTTGCCAGACGATTTCTCAAAGCTTCTGTATCTTCTTCTTCGTTGAACGGTAATTGATACTTCGCAAGAGAAGATAAAACTCGGTCCCTGGGGAACATACTGCTACCGGCGACTACAGTTGCTGGAGCCAAGGCATTCACACGTACAAATGGAGCTAGTTGAATGGCTAATTCCCGCACAAGATGATTCAGGGCAGCTTTGGAACTGTCATAAGCCAAGCTTCCGACTTTACTAACAGTCGCATTTACTGAAGAAGTTAGGATCAGATTTGCGGGAAGCTCCTGTCTTATCCAAACTTGGTGTGCCTCCTCTGCAACCATTGCAGGACCAATCACATTGACATCATAGGTCTGACGCCATTGGCTATCGGAAATTCGACCAGAGTCATCCGGAGGAAAGAAAATTCCAGCAGTGACGATGAGTGTATCCATTCCGCCATAGGCCATGAGGACATCATCAAACAAGTTACGAACACTTTCTCTATCAGTCATATTTGCTGTTCGGGCGAGGGTGGGGCCACATGAACTCAAGCCAGTCCCAGAGACTCCAATTCCCAAACCAACTTTCTGTACCAATTCATCTGCGGTTCTTGCCGAACTGGAGGAGTCGAAGTCAGCACAAACTACATGTGCACCTTCTTTGAGGAGTCGATGGCAGGTAGCTTTTCCAATTCCAGAGCCTGCCCCTATAACAACAGCCACCTGTCTGGACATTTCCTGTTCTGGGGGCATTCGTCTAAGTTTAGCTTCTTCCAAAAGCCAATACTCGATATCAAAAGCCTCTTGCTGATCAATTGCTACATACTCATCCACAGCCTCTGCACCGCGCATAACCTCAAGTGCACAATTGTAGAATTCCGCGGTGACGCGGCTCTCACTTTTGTTTTTACCCCAGGCGATCATGCCAAGGCCGGGAATTAGTACAATACTTGGGTTGGTATTTCTTATGGCAGGCGAATCGTTACGCTTACATCGATCATAATAAGAAGTGTAATCCTCACGATATTTCTCCAGACCTATTTTAATCAAACTCTTCAGTTGATCTAAATTCTGGTTGTGAGGATCCCATGGAACATACATTGGCTTAATTTTGGTTCTCAGAAAATGATCTGGGCAACTAGTTCCAAGCTCTGCCAAGCGAACTACGTCCTTGGAATTGACGAAGTAGCGCATCATGTCATCATCCTGAACTGTGGCAATCAATCGTTTATCTGAAGCTACCTGTCCACGCAACCAAGGGAGAATTTCCACAATTGCTGTTCTTCGCTGCTCTTGCGAGAGATCGGGATATTGATTTCCCCCAAATGTGAGTTCCCCTTTGTCGTGCTTTGAGAGATAGGCATCAGCTTTTTGAATAATCTCTACTGTCCATTCATAACATTCCTGATCACTATCTGCCCAATTGATTACTCCATGGCCCCCAAGAAGAACTCCCCTCGCCTTTGGATGATCCTCGCAAATTTTCTGAAGTTGTAATCCAAGATCAAAACCTGGCCTTTGCCAAGGGAACCATATCAAATCTTCACCCCAAATTTCTTTTGTCAGATCTTGGGACCTTTTGGACGCTGCAATTGAGATTACTGAATTGGGATGCATGTGATCCACATGCTTGTGTGGTATGAAAGCATGCAGGGGTGTATCAATGGAGGCCGCACGGGAGTTAAGATTGAAAGTACAGTGGGGGTACATCCCCACCATCTCATCTTCAATATTAGTCTTATAACCTTTCACAGGTGCGGATTTATATTTTGGGATGAGATTAAGTAGTTTCTGTTGATATAGAGAAGAGAAATTTTCACGCTTCGATGTGCGTAGATCGCCTCCGGAACCCTTTACCCACAACACTTCTGTTTGCTGACCAGTAAGAGGATCGATTTCGAGAATCTTCGCAGAGGTATTCCCTCCCCCAGTATTTGTAATACGTTGATCTGATCCAAGTAGATTAGAGCGATAGATAAGTTTA
Proteins encoded:
- a CDS encoding HAD-IIB family hydrolase, with protein sequence MRLINHIPTEVCQNLRGVFFDIDDTVTTDGRLEGAAYLAIEKLQQAGLVTIPITGRPAGWCDMIARFWPVDGVVGENGAFYFAYDRNAAKMRRCYVRSEAQRLEDQTKLSTLEKEILQKVSGSAISADQAYREADLAVDFCEDVVPLPNESVLKIKKIFEVAGAVAKISSIHVNGWFGDYDKLSTCQLFVSSKLGFELSEQREKFIYVGDSPNDEPMFQYFPNAVGVANVQNFKDQLRHPPTWVTCQESGAGFVELVDHLLKNRI
- a CDS encoding bifunctional rhamnulose-1-phosphate aldolase/short-chain dehydrogenase, which gives rise to MKYPKALDRSYPNWDESYADSLDLVSKLIYRSNLLGSDQRITNTGGGNTSAKILEIDPLTGQQTEVLWVKGSGGDLRTSKRENFSSLYQQKLLNLIPKYKSAPVKGYKTNIEDEMVGMYPHCTFNLNSRAASIDTPLHAFIPHKHVDHMHPNSVISIAASKRSQDLTKEIWGEDLIWFPWQRPGFDLGLQLQKICEDHPKARGVLLGGHGVINWADSDQECYEWTVEIIQKADAYLSKHDKGELTFGGNQYPDLSQEQRRTAIVEILPWLRGQVASDKRLIATVQDDDMMRYFVNSKDVVRLAELGTSCPDHFLRTKIKPMYVPWDPHNQNLDQLKSLIKIGLEKYREDYTSYYDRCKRNDSPAIRNTNPSIVLIPGLGMIAWGKNKSESRVTAEFYNCALEVMRGAEAVDEYVAIDQQEAFDIEYWLLEEAKLRRMPPEQEMSRQVAVVIGAGSGIGKATCHRLLKEGAHVVCADFDSSSSARTADELVQKVGLGIGVSGTGLSSCGPTLARTANMTDRESVRNLFDDVLMAYGGMDTLIVTAGIFFPPDDSGRISDSQWRQTYDVNVIGPAMVAEEAHQVWIRQELPANLILTSSVNATVSKVGSLAYDSSKAALNHLVRELAIQLAPFVRVNALAPATVVAGSSMFPRDRVLSSLAKYQLPFNEEEDTEALRNRLATFYAQRTLLKTEISADHQAEALFLMASERLSRTTGQLLNVDGGLHEAFVR
- a CDS encoding iron-containing alcohol dehydrogenase, with product MDNWTELIDDLVDGRWMNPETQELASVPFESIVIKENLEGQEVELLKQVGLSKNLLLVCDGTTYKVLGKRIKNAFSSSGEMQVIILDHPHADLSFVEELRPKLSSFDGVVACGSGTVNDICKHSTMLNGQRYAVFATSGSMNGYTSATASMRLDSGLKISLPSHAPAGFFVDLSVSASAPSYLAASGFGDCLCRSVAQVDWWLSHRLLGTLYLQSPYIIQEKDEPELNSRAGQLPTGDIEATGYLHRVLTLGGLGVSFSGVSNAGSMGEHQISHYIDCFAGDRHPGTLHGQQVGVASLTMARLQSQLLSSDKPPTLKETIIDLPDMERRMGKEIAKQCRDEFSKKSFEGAFLEQANERLQEIWTELKEEVQPFLISVDEMEEMLKSSGGAVNYKELGVDAELYRDAIVHCREMRNRFSFLDIAADAGLLEDFASEEMNCA
- a CDS encoding class II aldolase/adducin family protein, with the translated sequence MTKAEKELRQAIIDKCLWMNASGLNQGTSGNISARYKNQMLITPSGIPYEQLKPEMITSMPLEGEYGSWEGLLKPSTEWRFHLDIIKSRPQVNGVVHTHSTYATTIAITGRGIPACHYMIAAAGGPTIRCAPYARYGTEALSQYALEALEDRNCCLLANHGMIATGTSLDKAMWLAVELETISKQYYHSLLIGGPNILTDAQIDETMKGFSTYGLQDPK
- a CDS encoding GntR family transcriptional regulator, with translation MNLGKTERSESNSLLSNIRLLEKIDRSSLRDQVLTSIRNAIITGKLRASDKISEVELSKQFGVSRTPVREAIRTLELHGFIEVHPKNGTYIASFDSEELQDGLHVRVALEELALKQALERMNSRDWQRHCDHLECLIQSMFSAADELDPVSDIELDMEFHTLMMDAAQNRILSRSWKLSGASNIIWSLEHVLYPHTKNELNEHAKRHVSLLEVLRGRNLEACLDAIRHHILRKINDIQTVGTEHALQKA
- a CDS encoding MFS transporter, with the protein product MNNSAVSFRKARLAISFIFFTNGMGFASIAPHLPWLQNKFQLTESEMGLMLLCHAIGAVTMMLVAGRVIHSFGSRLPVIMGGCLLILLLPLVFWLDQITIIILVLIIAGAGIGTMDVAMNAQAVMVENGLEKPIMSSFHGLWSLGAMTGGATATVALTMNFTPLQHVAFSSLILTIILGASSFSMIPSPQEEKGEKTPLLVRPSGKVLSLGLLCLLGMVSEGTAVDWSAIYSSSVLGASPSQAALTFTIFTMTMMIGRLTGDWVILKLGRVQLVRYTAALGALGLGLGLFWGTTFSAWLGFACLGFGLANIVPIMFGEASRLPGVSAGTGIAGVATLGYCGFLLGPPIIGFLAELIGLQGALGLIVVFCLILGVFGPGMLSENKVTKN